The genome window ATCACCACGATCACCCCGCGGGGCTCGAGCACCTGCATCAGGCCGTCGGCGATCTGCGAGGTCATCCGCTCCTGGAGCTGAGGGCGGCGGGCGTAGACGTCCACCAGCCTCGCCAGCTTCGACAGGCCCGTGACCTTCCCCTTCTCGTTCGGGGTGTACCCGATGTGCGCCACGCCGTAGAACGGCAGGAGGTGGTGCTCGCACATCGACATGACCTCGATGTCCTTGACCAGGACCATCTCGTCGTGGTCCGCGTCGAACATCGTGGTCAGCGCGTCCTCGGGCCGCTGGCCGAGGCCGGAGAACTGCTCGGCGTACGCTCGCGCGACCCGGGCCGGGGTGTCCCGGAGGCCCTCACGGTCGGGATCCTCACCGATCCCGATGAGGATCTCGCGGACGGCCCGCTCGATGCGCGCACGATCGAAGTTCGGAGGGGGAACCGTCACGGCTAGGCCTCATCCCGCTGCTGTGCACTCTGTTCGCTCGCCGGCCCGCTCGTCGCCGTGCCCGAACCGGCCGCGGAGCCCGCCGCGGTACCGGCCGGCGGCAGCGCGGCGCCGTTGCCGTTGGCCCGCTCCTTCGGCGTGAGCACGGGAGGCCGGTCGGAGGGGAGCCGCTTGCCGTACCCGGCGTACGAGGGGCGCTTCTGCCGCGGCACCACCGGCTTGAAGATCTCGAGGACCTGCTGACGGGAGAGGGTCTCCTTCTCCATCAGCTCGAGGACCAGGTTGTCGAGCACGTCCCGGTACTCGACGAGGATCTCCCAGGCCCGGTCGTGCGCGATCTCGATGAGCCGGCGGACCTCCTCGTCGATCGCCGAGGCGATGCGCTCGG of Thermobispora bispora DSM 43833 contains these proteins:
- the folE gene encoding GTP cyclohydrolase I FolE, translating into MTVPPPNFDRARIERAVREILIGIGEDPDREGLRDTPARVARAYAEQFSGLGQRPEDALTTMFDADHDEMVLVKDIEVMSMCEHHLLPFYGVAHIGYTPNEKGKVTGLSKLARLVDVYARRPQLQERMTSQIADGLMQVLEPRGVIVVIEAEHMCMTMRGVRKPGAKTITSAVRGDFRTCEATRAEAMSLILRR